In Dromaius novaehollandiae isolate bDroNov1 chromosome 2, bDroNov1.hap1, whole genome shotgun sequence, one DNA window encodes the following:
- the ESCO1 gene encoding N-acetyltransferase ESCO1 isoform X3 → MAAQKRKSALVEPSAKRPKLDKNSKPSSAKKEKEVSDTKNVSNKSKSNQCVVQEKTVLKTSVKSNSDNTNEPELGMRMTTRSSGFNSNNKTTADKKIQQQPKSTKNKEECQKKSMQDIPKSKCTIAQNEPVMRRSQRLQQLTNVPARSLRNREVKEEKALEVKQSSQAKRHVHSIGAKVLKLAKEKTEQKSVKIKPSSKNEDKEINVEVTSSLKEKRCKADNKNDDSSSFQHNLQGTPLFLDHSLEEVKKEQTDLVSPISSNVKKVETGSLKPNSKTVNKEKQQMHQNIKNSIKTKRVSQPSVSETDLAAQPENDVKSKRVSILELCEEIAGEIESDTVEVKKDSPNAEYRKTEEKHGEVQLQQNEMPTQKEPSQSTQCKRFFPSKKGMPVKCTLNGRNSSSNKNSKWTKIKLMKANNMKQSNLNSANVPKISLLEDCPKVSEASQLAAEAQLSNAQGKLSVMRLSENESATCVQEKSDTSSERAGAKEVTLEIKEPTRRGVQNGLLRNLTKHFSEPTPDENFSLHLESSPESSPVKYLTAPKPPKQLKKESGESEPQGLAPKQLTHTLHTNPTSETENRVPLSNPSLASKCSNFLPSEEHIQKLKEAGKDGDKQLIIDAGQKRFGAISCNICGMLYTASNPEDETQHLLFHNQFISAVKYVVLLIIHHECGSEEELITSIFLSMFNFRYTQRSLLPH, encoded by the exons ATGGCAGCTCAGAAAAGGAAGTCTGCGTTAGTAGAGCCTTCTGCTAAACGTCCAAAGCTGGATAAGAACAGCAAGCCATCATCAgcgaagaaggaaaaagaggtgtCAGATACAAAAAATGTCTCAAATAAATCAAAGTCAAATCAATGCGTGGTGCAGGAGAAAACTGTACTCAAAACCTCAGTCAAATCAAACAG TGACAACACAAATGAACCTGAATTAGGAATGCGCATGACTACGAGATCATCGGGATTCAACTCAAATAATAAAACAACAGCTGACAAAAAGATCCAGCAGCAGCCTAAATCTACAAAAAATAAGGAGGAATGCCAAAAGAAATCAATGCAAGATATTCCTAAGTCAAAATGCACAATTGCGCAAAATGAGCCAGTAATGAGGAGATCACAGAGACTGCAGCAGTTAACAAATGTACCAGCAAGATCCCTGCGTAATAGagaagttaaagaagaaaaagctttggaAGTTAAACAAAGCAGCCAGGCAAAAAGACATGTTCACAGTATTGGAGCAAAAGTACTTAAACTTGctaaagagaaaacagaacagaaaagcgtgaaaataaagccaagcagtaaaaatgaagataaagaaataaatgtaGAAGTGACCAgctctctgaaagagaaaagatgtaaAGCAGACAATAAAAATGATGATTCCAGCAGCTTTCAACATAATCTTCAAGGAACACCGTTGTTTCTTGATCACAGTCTTGAGGAAGTTAAGAAAGAACAAACGGATCTCGTATCTCCAATTTCTAGCAATGTAAAGAAAGTGGAAACAGGTTCTCTTAAGCCAAACTCTAAGAcagtaaataaagaaaaacaacaaatgcatcagaatataaaaaacagtataaaaacGAAAAGAGTTTCACAGCCATCTGTAAGTGAAACAGATCTAGCTGCTCAGCCAGAGAATGATGTGAAATCCAAAAGGGTAAGCATTCTTGAACTTTGCGAAGAAATTGCAGGTGAGATTGAATCAGATACAGTAGAGGTGAAAAAAGATTCCCCTAATGCTGAGtatagaaaaacagaagaaaagcatggAGAAGTACAGCTGCAACAAAATGAAATGCCTACTCAGAAAGAACCTAGTCAGAGTACTCAATGCAAACGTTTTTTCCCTAGCAAAAAAGGAATGCCTGTCAAATGTACTCTGAATGGTAGAAATAGCTCCTCAAACAAAAACTCTAAATGGAccaaaattaaattaatgaaaGCTAATAACATGAAGCAAAGTAACTTAAATTCTGCAAATGTTCCCAAGATTTCTTTGTTAGAAGATTGCCCTAAAGTTTCAGAGGCAAGTCAATTAGCTGCAGAAGCACAACTTTCCAACGCACAAGGCAAGTTGTCAGTAATGAGACTGTCTGAGAATGAAAGCGCAACTTGTGTGCAGGAGAAATCGGACACTTCATCTGAAAGAGCTGGAGCTAAAGAAGTGACATTAGAAATAAAAGAACCCACAAGGAGAGGTGTGCAAAATGGTTTGTTGCGTAATTTGACAAAACATTTCTCTGAGCCAACACCAGATGAG AACTTTAGCTTGCATTTGGAATCAAGCCCAGAAAGCTCTCCAGTAAAGTATCTTACAGCTCCTAAACCaccaaaacaattaaaaaaagaatctggaGAAAGTGAACCTCAAG GTTTGGCTCCCAAGCAGTTGACGCACACTTTACATACAAATCCAACTTCTGAGACTGAGAACAG GGTTCCTTTGTCAAATCCTTCATTAGCATCAAAGTGCAGTAACTTCCTACCATCTGAGGAACATATTCAAAAGctaaaagaagcaggaaaagatgGTGATAAGCAGCTGATCATC GATGCAGGACAGAAGAGATTTGGTGCTATTTCCTGTAATATTTGTGGAATGCTTTATACTGCATCAAATCCAGAGGATGAAACCCAACATCTGCTCTTTCATAACCAATTCATAAGTGCTGTAAAATACGTG GTACTGCTCATTATTCACCACGAGTGTGGATCTGAAGAAGAGTTAATTACCTCTATTTTTTTGAGTATGTTTAACTTCAGATACACACAACGTAGCCTCCTTCCCCATTAG